One region of Catenuloplanes indicus genomic DNA includes:
- the hppD gene encoding 4-hydroxyphenylpyruvate dioxygenase, translating into MTSAPLTDQERQAQLDADTLRQLVGLVEYDASRDPFPVTGWDAVVFVVGNATQTAHFYQSAFGMELVAYSGPETGNRDHKAYVLKSGSCRFVIKGGVAPDSPLLDHHRAHGDGVSDIALEVPDVDRCVAQARAAGATVLEEPHDLTDSFGTVRLASIAAYGDTRHTLVDRSAYIGPYLPGYVARSSAYRKRDGAPKRLFQALDHVVGNVELGRMDEWVNFYRRVMGFVNMAEFIGDDIATDYSALMSKVVANGNHRVKFPLNEPAVARKKSQIDEFLEFYGGPGAQHLALATNDILRTVDAMRAEGVEFLATPDSYYQDPALRARIGEVRVPVEELQKRGILVDRDEDGYLLQIFTAPIGDRPTVFFELIERHGSLGFGKGNFKALFEAIEREQERRGNL; encoded by the coding sequence GTGACCAGCGCACCGCTCACCGATCAGGAACGCCAGGCCCAGCTCGACGCCGACACCCTCCGGCAGCTCGTCGGGCTCGTGGAGTACGACGCCAGCCGCGACCCGTTCCCGGTCACCGGGTGGGACGCGGTGGTCTTCGTCGTCGGCAACGCCACCCAGACCGCGCACTTCTACCAGTCCGCGTTCGGCATGGAACTCGTCGCCTACTCCGGCCCGGAGACCGGCAACCGCGACCACAAGGCGTACGTACTGAAGTCCGGCTCCTGCCGCTTCGTGATCAAGGGCGGCGTGGCGCCGGACAGCCCGCTGCTGGACCACCACCGCGCACACGGCGACGGCGTCTCCGACATCGCGCTCGAGGTTCCGGACGTGGACCGATGCGTCGCCCAGGCCCGCGCGGCCGGCGCCACCGTACTGGAGGAGCCGCACGACCTCACCGACTCGTTCGGCACGGTCCGGCTGGCCTCGATCGCCGCCTACGGCGACACCCGGCACACGCTGGTCGACCGCTCTGCTTACATCGGCCCCTACCTGCCCGGATACGTGGCCCGCAGCTCTGCTTACCGCAAGCGCGACGGCGCGCCGAAGCGGCTGTTCCAGGCGCTCGACCACGTGGTCGGCAACGTCGAACTGGGCCGGATGGACGAGTGGGTGAACTTCTACCGCCGGGTGATGGGCTTCGTGAACATGGCGGAGTTCATCGGCGACGACATCGCCACCGACTACTCCGCGCTGATGAGCAAGGTGGTGGCCAACGGCAACCACCGGGTGAAGTTCCCGCTCAACGAGCCGGCGGTGGCGAGGAAGAAGTCGCAGATCGACGAGTTCCTGGAGTTCTACGGCGGCCCGGGCGCGCAGCACCTGGCGCTGGCCACGAACGACATCCTGCGTACCGTGGACGCGATGCGCGCCGAGGGCGTGGAGTTCCTGGCCACACCGGATTCCTACTACCAGGACCCGGCTCTTCGTGCGCGGATCGGCGAGGTGCGGGTGCCGGTCGAGGAGCTGCAGAAGCGCGGCATCCTGGTCGACCGGGACGAGGACGGCTACCTGCTGCAGATCTTCACCGCGCCGATCGGCGACCGCCCGACCGTGTTCTTCGAGCTGATCGAGCGGCACGGATCGCTCGGCTTCGGCAAGGGCAACTTCAAGGCGCTGTTCGAGGCGATCGAGCGTGAGCAGGAGCGGCGCGGAAACCTGTAG
- a CDS encoding Lrp/AsnC family transcriptional regulator, translating into MIDELDARILRIFDEDPRIGVLEASRRLGVARGTVQARLDRLERRGVITSFAPSVSPSALGFEVTAFVTLEIRQDAGHDAVAAHLDGIPEVLEAHTVTGSADLFLRVVARSNADLQRVIDRIVTGPAIERSASVIALKTQIPYRVMPLIRASTAP; encoded by the coding sequence GTGATCGACGAGCTGGACGCGCGCATCCTGCGGATCTTCGACGAGGATCCGCGGATCGGCGTACTGGAGGCGTCCAGGCGGCTCGGCGTGGCCCGCGGCACGGTGCAGGCCCGGCTCGACCGGCTGGAGCGGCGCGGCGTGATCACGTCGTTCGCGCCGTCCGTGTCCCCGTCCGCGCTGGGCTTCGAGGTGACCGCGTTCGTGACGCTGGAGATCCGGCAGGACGCCGGGCACGACGCGGTCGCGGCGCACCTGGACGGCATTCCCGAGGTGCTGGAGGCGCACACCGTCACCGGCTCGGCGGACCTGTTCCTGCGCGTGGTCGCGCGCAGCAACGCGGACCTGCAGCGGGTCATCGACCGGATCGTGACCGGCCCGGCGATCGAGCGGTCGGCGAGCGTGATCGCGCTGAAGACGCAGATCCCGTACCGGGTGATGCCCTTGATCAGGGCTTCAACAGCACCTTGA